The sequence GCATTCTGGCacctaaaagaacaaaaacatttcccaatgtgagtttttattgtaaattacaAGATGATTGGTGGGCCACTTGGCACCCTACTGGGGGCAGGTTAGGCCCAAAGGTCTTAAGTTTAGTATCACtgcactaaagaaaatatacttcttatattatattccatttctgccaatatattcccctacatcctacacactggaccttcaatGCTCTCTTCATTTTATGTTTAGCAAATTAACaacagctgtcagataaatatattggattaaaaagtaaattagtACCTGTATTGTGCAAAATACTGTAGCAAATGAATACTGTGGTTTTTACAAAGATGTCAAAAAGAATTCTagatatatttttgaattttttcacaTATTACACATCAGTTAATGGTCACGCCATGACAGCATTGTCTGCCTTTACAGAAAGGGGAAATACCACACTGAACCAGAGGCCTCACACAGAGCAACTGATGCTGGGAATAAGGAGTCACCATACAGCGGGCTGGGTGGGGGGGTTACAGGAATAAGCCTTTACGGGAAGGAATATCTTCCCAATGAGAGGATTGGCGACCaacattatgtgtgtgtgggtgcacaCGAGGCGTGTGTGCGCTAAAACTCAGACTTCACAAACGTGCATGCGGGAATAGCATTTCGGTGATTCTTGCATTCCCGACATTCCTTCCTGTGAATTTCCAGTCAGCGTGAGGCTCACTGTTCCAGAGCTCTGACATCACGAGGGGGTTCCACTCTGCCTTCCACATTCTGCCTCCCGCTCGCTCACAATCCCACCCATATTTGGAAGTGAGAGGAAGGGAATCCCAGATGATGACTCAAAGGCTTCTGCTGCCAAGGGGAATTCTCTCcacatctgttttttgtgtgtgcatgtcttgTATTAATGTGTACATTACCTCCTTGAGCTGAGGATCTGCGGGGAATTCAAAATGTGGCTTTAACAGCTGCGTGAAATAACAGCTCATGTCTGTATCTATACAGAAGAAAAGTGGCACCCTGAGTGATGTTGTCTTTCTATTTATAACCTGCTCCTCTTGGCAGCCATGACAGTTAAAAATTGGGATTATGGCTGCTCTTGAAATCAGCTCCTGAAGATAACAATCTGGGTTTTTGCCAAGCAGGTTTTTTACATGTAAGGAATGCAATGTGCTGTGGTTCTTTGGTAGAAGTGATGCAAAAGTAAttgaaaccctttgaaaccaaacaaactggctttgtttctttcaaaaacatgggaagaaggaaatgggcagtgaaagaagaaatgacccaaaaatgagcaagaaattggtatTGAGTGTGagaaaaattaccagaaatttgtaaaataaataaaataaaataattaaatcctaaatttaaaataaaaagacctgtaaaaaaaaacttttgaaatataatgattatgtaacaaaatttgaaaaaatgtatgataattataattacattttccccagcgtttttgtttttttccccatgacatttttccctagctttctGAAAtcaattttataaatctactaatttcttgccattactgaaatatttattagtaatgttgcttattgcccttttcccatgtttttgaaagaaatcacacaaatatgctcagggttcaaaggtatAAATACTTGGGAAAGGCGtctgagaaaagtgatgtaggcttcaggtttcaaatgggtTAAAAGAtgaagagctaaaaaaaaaaattctcctaCAGCACGGTGGTGACGTGACAGCACGGTGGTGACGGTGGTGACGTGACAGCTCCAGGCTATGTAAGCTGCAACCAGTTGCCCTGCATTGGACCACCACAAATGAGGCCACAGAGATGGATAGGACCATGGGGCTGTTCAATGTGCTCAGCAGAGTGTGACCAACCGTCTGACGCCTGCTGGCTGCAATAAACTCCTACCTCCACAGAGAAGTTTATTGGAATCATCTTATTTCTAACAAGAAACTGCAAGCTCAAAAGTACGTTACATGGGAAAGAAGGAAGTGGAGCTTTAGGCGGAGATAGACAGAACAGACTTTGTTGAATTTCTCTTTGTTGGACGTATGATGGATGAGGATTTGGGTTTGGAAAAAAGGATGGCGGGGTCTCGGACTCAGAAGCCATATCTGGGCCTAAATTTAGATCCACTTTGTTCTCGTCTGCATGCTGGTGACAGAGGACTCGGCTCTCTGGGGCTGTCTGTGGTCCAGCGTATCAGAAAGGCCGCTGTTGTTCTCGCTGGCAGTCAGAAACACAGACGTTCCCTCAAGCAGCCCAAAAAGAAAGAGAGCTTTCATGGAATATTCTGTTTAGCCGCACAGACTGTTGTGTATGATACTCCGGGGACCCATAAAACAAGTAATTCACAGACAATATCTCACCCACGCTCTCTTTGCCACAGACTACAGCAACATAAATCTAACTGATTTTAAGGAGGAGACAGTGTTAGAGCATGTGTTGCTCAATATAGGCAAATGGGCCTGCGAGGCAACATCTTCTAATGGatgaaaaaagagcaaagaatATGATTCAAGACACAATAAacttaaaatgcagaaaaagtgactgtaaaggaacagtgtgtaagatttaggggggtttagtgacatctagtggtgaggattgtagattgcaaccagctgaaacttctcctggttagaattatTTTAGTGTTCATGAAGTTTATACCGGGAGCTGAATAATTCACAGAAGTCGCTTCCTCTCCAATACAAACAGACCGTGTTTTAAGAACTGGTAAAACtctaaataaagcattttcacattaaaaatcagtgtttctcctatgctgtttggcatgtcagaaaTGGGCATTTCACCTGCTCGCCTATTTTCAAACGATCCAGACATGCAGAAGGTTTTTActaggagccaaattatccacagaggtctctctCATCAAGTGCGGGGGACTGAAATACtgcattttgtataaaaaatagtgaaatgtcCCTGAGGTCACTCTTTCTTCCCTTTAAGCCGGGTATACACTGTCCGAtttttgggctgtcccagacAAAGATGAACAATGTAAAAAAGTGTGGCAAATTCTTTGGTTGTAGCTCTAAAAGTGGTCCTTCGTACAAAATGAGAGAGGTTTTGGAAAGGTCGTCGTTATGGTCATGggatcaaagacagcctggcataaaattctgacagtgtcagaaatttgggatgagcATCGACTGCTCTTATGCCCTATATCCAATAACAATCAATAGCAATGCAGCATGAAACCTACATGCCCAGGTACTATTTGCGGAAAATAGCAGCTTTGCTAAAACCTGGTACAatgtatctctttttttttaattgtgcactgtcactgtctaaataaaatgattttacattacataaaaTGACACACTGATCAGTGCCACACTGCTAAATGCTTGTAGATCCTTATACTAACTTTGACCTCTTGCTGTAAAATTGATGTGCCAATTTTTCCCCAGCAACGACCGCATCCACattatcctcctcctcttcttcagactttgtATGACACAAAAATGCCACTATAGCGAGGGCTTgatctgtttatttacattttgctcttacCACTACTGCTGTCATACCTGAGTTTATTAAGATGCATGTAGAAAAGTGTAGCTTACACCAAACTTATAAAATTGTtcaaatctcacagtctgcaagcagcataaaagggaaaaatggtTTAGTTTGCCCTTGAATTAGGATTTTTCTCTAAACGTAGCTAAAGCTGAGCAAGTGACTGCCGATGATGAAATCAGGTTCCAGATGtgaaaaaatctgtgtttctccaACGCTGTTTGGCCTCGCACCTGCTAATGTgcgctcaccttttttctctaataacATGAGATCCAGACCTTTAGGAGGTTTGAACCAGGGGCCAAACTGTCTGACATTTCTTGGGAGGGCtaagatttcagaacatttctcggatttcaacatgtttctaagattttaggacgtttataggattttatcaagtttctaagattttaggacgttgatatgattttaggacatttcttgattttaggatgtttctaggattttaggacattaggggcttagcaaAGACCGCTGTCAGAGGGTGCAGGGgattctccacctgcacttttttgacaaacacgctctattttgatgttgttttatgcactctggcacctaaaagtacaaaaacaattcccagtgtgaattactttattgtgaattagaaaatgattggggggccacccggcaccctatctGGGGCCAGTTTTGCCCATGGAGTTGGAAGTTTATTATCACtgaactaaagaaaacacacttcttatactttattccatttctgtcaatatatccctctaaatcctttAAAATGAGTAAGTTAGAGAAACACGGGTCATAAGTCAGCCTGCGTAGGCTCCAGTTTTCCTCTACATCACGCTGCTCCCAACAGGGACACTGTACTGGCGATGTTTAAAAGCTCAGTCAACCAGCATACAAATCCCTCCCTTCCTCATTACCAAAACAAGCTAATTAAAAACCTGTTAATGGGCTCTGCTGTGGGTGTCTTTAGGagacaactaaaaaaaataaggctCCACAAACATATCAGAGGGACCCCCGAACAGTTAAACAAACTGATGACACAGCTATAGTCATCTACTGGGGATGAAAACACACTGGAGCATCCTACACATCCTCGTTTGAGCATGCACATGAACAGTGCAAGAAGGAAAACAACGAAGTGACTCACTGAAAACCAACTGggacacacacagtgtcatATCCTGAGAGAGCGTGTGAGAGATGCCCTCCTCTTACTGAAGGACAGATGGATCCCCCAATCTGTTGTGTGCCAGTGTGCCAAAGGACAACTGGTCACCAAACAACCTGCAACCTGAGAGCAGAGACCTTTTGGCTCTCtgcaaagaaattattaaatatatatatatctatatatcccATTCGATCTTCCGAGAtcgaattgtgtgtgtgtgtgtgtgtttcagagataaaagcaaaaagactGGGAGGTAAAGTGTGCGGGACAAACCTTGCATGATgctttgttgttattatgaCGGCTCTTGAGCGACCTCTAGCGGCATCAGAGAGAAACTGCACATTAACCTACAAATAATTCCTGGATAAATtcaaaatacctgcaaaaccaAAGCTATTGTTTTGGATACTATACTAGAAAGTGACTGGTATAAAACTGTGATGCTGTAGATCTACCTGTTATTCTGTGATAAACGGTGTGATTAAGAACAAGCTTAAGGAAGTATCCTTCAAGGTATTACATAGAATTTATCCAGTAAAGGTTTTGTTAGAAAGATTCAAGCTGAACATTGATTATAAATGTGAGagaatttctcattttttaacatatacacacacattgttttgaATTGATGTTGCCAGCTTTCTAAAAACGCAATTTAAGgataaatattgaaataaatatgagGAATTCTATACTTTAGTCGAGATAAGACTGAAAATAATCGAACAACTATAATTTTCGAGAAATTCcattttcatagaaaaaaaaggtcagaaacTAAACCAACTTATATGAATTTCAACATTACAACACCATTTTAtataatgttaaaacaaaaaaactattaatacatttaagttagggactgttcattatttatgagagggaggaggtggtgaaAAAAACGGAGGAGGCatgccaaatatatatatttttgagcactatatatatttttgagcactattttttaaagttttggcttaggggagagacatttcaattcatttgacaattcattttaaatattcatggaACCCCAAATCCAGGTGGCGGGtttaaatggcatttttcatttaacaatGGGCAAAATTAAACCATTTATGTCATAGCcataaaatgtaacaaacagaaattgctgttggattttcaaatttcagtggtccttgaacacatcatgccCAATGTAGATGTCCATCTTATAAATGATTTAACTCTACACCTCTCATTTataattttgccaaaaatgaaCCGTTTACACTAACTAGATCctgcaaagaacaaaaaaacatgcttttttccAACTCCAGGGTTTCATTTTCAACTTCTAACTTTCAAACATTAATGGGtaagttttttaaatcaaatcacaCGGGCTATGCTAAGTTACAGACATTGCCACTGTCGTGAACAGTTTTTCACTCTTGTAatgtttccacattttttttttttaaaggttatttgcggtggagggagggtcatgcattttcaaCCAATCAATCAGGatcatcaaaaatatttgtagcttcaggTAgggtcaagtaaaaaaaaaaaaaatttaaaaaaaatacataaataaataaaataaagtcacaccCGAGCCACATTCATCCTCTGATGAATAAAGAACAGGCCCTTATTAAAACCATTATAATATGATGCATATGACACAAACTCTGgcattatgaaaaaatatatatataactattatcgttatttttgtttgtttttcagttttagttttctcgtttcattttttgtttatgtacTTGTCTGTATTTCTGTAAATGAATTTGtacacaataaataaagtggggaaaaaatagTGAGAAACTACACGTTGACGTAACGTCAGTCCGGAATGTTCCACTGCATCATAAACAGGGTGAACACGCTTAATTACACGCACACAACAgtctttttttgcctcttttttagCTTATTACGACGCCGAAATATCAACTTATGTTTAAAACACGTGTTTAGTATcgcttgttttaaaaaaaaatatggtaatgAGCCGAAAGCCAcattatgaatgtttttgttttcccctAAAAGACAAACGCAGGAAGTGGCTCAGAGAGAGGCGCCTTTTCTGAGCTCATGTCGTCAGGCTAAAAGTAGCCGTCACGCTCAGCGGCCGAGTGTTTACAGCCCAAATATACTCACTTTAGAGCAGCAGAAATCCATCCTGTTAAACTGaattacacaaaatgactactaaAAAGAAGCGAACGCCTATTGTGAATAATGACAGCTGGGTTGTCATTGCCGCAGGTTGGTAAAGCAGTGCGATAAAAACATTGAGGATGTGCAAACGAGGCTAAGCTAGCTAGCTTCATGTACGCAGGTAACCATAGCGAAGTTATTGGCCCTGATATCTGTCATCGATTACCGTTATGATGTTTAACTAATGGCAGAAAAGCTTGCCTCTAACGTTAGCCACATAATACAGGAAATAATGCGCCAATGCGTAAATTAACGTAGTCTGTTGGTTtactaaaacaaaatgaacGTTTGTTTGGTTTAATGTCAGTGTGGCAGATGTTTTCTCAGATTACAGAGCAGACAGTGATACTTTCCCACACAATACTTTGTTTTCTCCGAGAAAACTCATTTGTACTCCTTGGCCTTCGACCCAGCATAAGACATTGATTTTATTGAATGAATCTGATTTTATCTCGCTTTTATTGTGCTTTAAtgactgctgtttttattcattgtattgtttttgttttatgtgttacgtttttagattttatttgcCCTGATTTATAGCACTTTGTTTTAGCCATTGTTGCCCTttaaagtgctatataaataaagttgattgATGAATGGTTTTACACCTTTTAGCATAGATAGTTTTCATGGAtcttacttttgttttgttgtccgCAGACTCTGCCATCGACACACAGAAGCCCGACAGTGACCCAGCTTTTGTGAGACTGAGAAATCCCTTTacaggtttgtgtttttctattgtTAACTTCACATGCACATCAAGATTACTATGTCTCTTAGGAGATTTGTCTTGACAGTAAAGGCTgccacataaaaatacaaacaaaatgcaaaattagatataaaaatattcaCTGACGGAGGGATGAAAGAGTTTTTATACCTATTCATGTATCTCCTTTCGTATTGAAGGGACCCTACAACATCTACTTGTTGGGAGCAGTTTGTGTTGTAAATACTATTTAGGGCTGCAATCTCAGGtctttcaattaaaaaataaagtttccaTAGCCCAAGAGGAAGTTTTAAATTGCCTGTTTTGTCTGACCATCAgtcaaaaacctaaaaatattatgtttacTATCAATGAAGATTATTAAAATAAGCATATATTCACATTTGATGTACTGAAATAATTTTGTACTATAATTTTGAACATCTCTCTTTATTAAGTCTTTGATTAAGTGAATGCTCTCTGTGGAGTTTGGACCTCCAGTAGTGCTAGAGGAATAGCTGTTTTTCTCTGAGTTGGTTCCTGTTTCTTcttgtgcaaatgttttatgaggaatTAAATTCATTCACATTTGTTTAACCTCAAGGATACACACAATGCATTTTAGTAAGTAACACTGTatgtaaatacatttgttaTTTGTAGATGCATTAAATCAACATATGATCAATTCAAACATGAGGAtatgtgtaaaatgaaaaacatcacatcagaGACAAGCCTAACTGTGTGTCTTGTGAACTGCGTTTGCAGATGTAGTAGTGAAAGTAactaatttcctgtttttttttctaatcctgCAGATGCGGCATCTCTATATATGCTCAGTAGTGGCGATGTTCAGCTGTTTGAGGTCAAAGCATTTGAGGAAGATTTCCACTCCTGGTTTGTTGGACAGATAGTACAGAGAGGTTGGTCTCATTCCTCACTACACTGTAAACTCCGAAGCAACCTAATCATAATAACAAATACTGATACAAAGGTGGCTCATAGCACCTTTAGTTCcagtttgttgtatttctgaGCTGCAGAACAGCTTGGCTCATCTTACAAAGGTCCATAGAAGACcaatcatacattttttaaccacatCCAAAGGAACAGTGCCCAAGTACTATAAGGACGTACACCAAGTACAGACAAACACTAAGAAAGAGGAACTGCTGATACTAAAAAAAGCTCACCATTAGGTCTGTGACAAACAGTAACATTGTTTGAGAtgatcaaattattttaaagtgtaaattGTATTGAATCAATCAAAAATACTCCATTGATCCACGAGGGAGGACTGGGTTATGTAACAGTTGCTCTTATACATAAACGTAAAGAAATTATAAgccaaacagaaaatataaaaataagtatGTTCATCATGCTACAATATATAACACAGTATATATAGAGAAAGTCaatgatgtttattttgtgtaactAATTATTTAGAAATTCTGCACTTTCATTTACCTAACTGTGGTCTGGGCTCAGAATTTGACGATGTCTATAAacgtgtttttacttttatttttttacacagatgGGAGACTTCTCTTTGTGACACCAATGGATCCTCTCTATCTAATTTTGCCTTATTTGATTAAATCTGGCAAAGAGGTAAGAAACAGAGACCTGCGACAATATCAATGCTGCTGTTCCAATGACGTTTTCATGCCGATCATGGTGGTATAATACAGTCTTTTTCTGCACACTGGATCCAGATTTCCTGTTTATTATTTCTAAACTGCATATCTAACTTATTTTATATACtaatatttctaaatatatgTTAACGCTCCTAGAtgataattaatttatattaatcAGTTTAAGTGGACTGAAGAGTGAGTAATTTATGGATTGTGATGCTTGCATTTAATGTTACTTTGGACTATATGTAATATTACTGCTTCCAGTAAAGCCTAACAATAATGAATCTCTTAACCTCTTTTTGTATTAACCCAATTTAGCCtctgtttcaaaagaaaaacagagtttgCATGTTATCTAGCTGAATAGGATCAGCAGTAGTTGTCAATTAGCAGCacataaattactgtaaatagGACTCAGTTTTCTAACTTACAGCTCACACATGAAATCATAATATCGGTTTTATcgtttttttcctgtctttttctgCTCAGGGGAAGTTCCAGCCTGTGGATCAGGTTGTTATGGATGAAGAATTCCCAGCTTGCTCAAGGCTGCTGAGCTGCAAACGTTCCCTGGCCTCCCTGCACCACATTGCAGAGGAAAAAGGTacgttttatttttgaaactaATATGGTTCAACTAAGAGGTTATGCTGACTGCATTGTATAAATGCTGTGTTTTATACTTCCAGAGGTGGGAGCAGTAAAGTTCCATCGATACAGTCAAGAGAAGACGATGAATTGGCTAAAGAAAAAGGTACATAAAAGACTCATTACCGCTTTTCATGAAATTTAAACGTGCTGGTCTAAAGATAGTTTTACTGCAACATGGGCTTGCTGCGGTCGACTGTTTACATTATTTGCCATTGCAAACTCCATCTTTCtgcttattgttttttaaaaaaaattttcattAATCAATAGGCTATTTAGTCTGACAACGGACAGGCAAGACGGTGGCAGAGGATTTGGTGtcagagagaaaagcaaaagcacctatttggcaatattttggatttaaacatataaaatgtaatttttctacattaaaatgtctaaaaaccacCAGACCAATTTTGTTATGTTGACTTGTATACCTACATTACTGCAAATGTTCAAATCCAGAGAAATCTTTAATTTTAATCATGGTGTCACTGGTCTCTGTCCCCTATCATTGGCATTATATTCCTTTTGCTTTGTATACCAGAAGCTGTCATAAAGTAattttttatccagttttaagCCCCATTCATACATTACACCTTTTAGGTCTTGGTTGTTCTTATCCATACGTTTTGACCGGATGAAGGATTGCTCTGtctgttgttattgttcttGCTGAGAGACCTCTAgtagcagaaaaatacacattatacATCTAAACCCAATGCTAGTAGGGAACCTGATACagtaaatgagagaaaatgaatcGTTTACACGTTAAGAAGTTGGAGAATTGTTATATAACTCCCTGCAATATTCCAAATtgatttgcctttttaaaaaaaaagccaaaaattaacgttttcttgtttttagatgtatttttgATGAACGATCGTGGTAATCTCACTGACCACAGTATTGCATTTCCTGTGACTATAACATGATTCCACTTGTTTCACAAGTTACATTAAGCTTCAGATGTTGGAGAGGTTTGGTTTGCATTAGCCAAAACTTAATATATCACTCTACAGATATCGAGCATCCTTGATGACTatcttttcttgtaaaatgtcTGGTGTAATCAGtggaaaaaatgtccttattGCGGCATCTCTACTGTCAGAAACTGTCATACAGAAATATTAGGGAAACCGTGTCTTCATGTGAAAACACACGGTTGGTTTTACACAGTGGAATtaaatatgtgttgttttttttttttacctgttgtAGGTGGAGAAGACTGCCACTGTGCTGAAAGCGAGGAATATCTCCGTGGGAGAAGGCGTCAAATCCACAACATACGTCAGAGTGAAGTCAGAGTCGCATTACTGCGAGGGTGAGTCGCTTCAACTTGAGGCCACTTCACTCGAGAGGAATCCCATTTTGTTACTGTGTGGAACTCCAGTTTGAGTCTCCTGTGAAAAGACAAGCAGCAGAGAGGATGTTGACCATTAGATGGCAGTAATATTGCACCGTTTGTATCTATGGGTTATGATCTTAAAACATTCTCTTAACATGTAGCTACATAAAACAAAGCAGGATTATATTGCTAATAACTGGCACTTATTGCTCTTGTCTTTATTATACAGAGGACTATCTGCGCTATGCTCACGGGCTGATATCAGAGTACATCAGTGAAGACCTCAGCAAAGCTCTCCTCAAACACCTTCAGTAAGTTTAGATATCTAAATCTATATCTGCAAGTTGGGATGATTTAGAGTGCCGAGGTGTCATGATTTTTGATTTGCGACACAGGTTACCAGAGCTCAAAAGCCCAACCGAGACAGAACCCCCCTCCAAGGTATGTTCGTGTCTGTCTTAGTCTATCAGTAAAACATTTCTTCTCTGGCTGCATGCTGTCAAATCCAGTGTTTCTGAAGTCCTCTGCCTCACTAACATGGTGGCATTTGCCTGTGTGTAAGGACCTTTTCATCGACACTATGATGTCATTCTTACTTTGTAGCAGTGTGTGtctttggtttaaaaataaccaaaaatttGGTGGTGCTCTTTGTCATAAAAAGCTTGTCTTACTTCCTCGTTTGGCAGAAGCGGAAACTTTCAGACAAACCGGTGGAGGCCGGAGAGGACTACACCAAATTCAACAGTGCAGACTTTGCGCGGAAAGTGAGTCTGCCTCAACAGACCCAACAAAAATCTGTGGCTTTGATCATCTTTTCTTTGGATTATGTAACGGCTAATGGTCATTTCTTTGCTTTAGTCTTTCCAGTCTTTTCTTTCCTGTTGTTGAAAACTTTGAGTGATTGTCAGCTTAGCTCTTGTGTATCGAGtgcttttttaaagctttgtctgtacagcatacacacacaggtcaaAGGGGCCTACCTTGTTAACTTTCTCAGCTTGAATTGAAGTTCATGACACGTAATGAATTCCCTGCTTTCTCTGTGCAAAGATGTCGAGTTATTCTATTGATTTTTATCCTCCCTTCTTCCAGCCACCCAAGAAGATGACTGCTGCTCAGAAATCTCTCGCTAAAGTGGACAAGACTGGCATGAAGACGATGTCGTCCTTCTTCAGCCCCAaggtcaaaaaagaaaatcagtgaaTGTTGTATAGTTTCTGGTTTTGTATATGAAACATTtgtaataaagaaaagaaaatgtgtttgacttttgattttcatttcaaactgtGGTTTGAATGAGAACAGAGTGAGGAGGGAAAGGAATAATGGCAAGTAATTTTGTACTTTAACCATATTTTATTCTGCAGACtattagca is a genomic window of Plectropomus leopardus isolate mb chromosome 10, YSFRI_Pleo_2.0, whole genome shotgun sequence containing:
- the rnaseh2b gene encoding ribonuclease H2 subunit B isoform X2, translated to MTTKKKRTPIVNNDSWVVIAADSAIDTQKPDSDPAFVRLRNPFTDAASLYMLSSGDVQLFEVKAFEEDFHSWFVGQIVQRDGRLLFVTPMDPLYLILPYLIKSGKEGKFQPVDQVVMDEEFPACSRLLSCKRSLASLHHIAEEKEVGAVKFHRYSQEKTMNWLKKKVEKTATVLKARNISVGEGVKSTTYVRVKSESHYCEEDYLRYAHGLISEYISEDLSKALLKHLQLPELKSPTETEPPSKPPKKMTAAQKSLAKVDKTGMKTMSSFFSPKVKKENQ
- the rnaseh2b gene encoding ribonuclease H2 subunit B isoform X1; the protein is MTTKKKRTPIVNNDSWVVIAADSAIDTQKPDSDPAFVRLRNPFTDAASLYMLSSGDVQLFEVKAFEEDFHSWFVGQIVQRDGRLLFVTPMDPLYLILPYLIKSGKEGKFQPVDQVVMDEEFPACSRLLSCKRSLASLHHIAEEKEVGAVKFHRYSQEKTMNWLKKKVEKTATVLKARNISVGEGVKSTTYVRVKSESHYCEEDYLRYAHGLISEYISEDLSKALLKHLQLPELKSPTETEPPSKKRKLSDKPVEAGEDYTKFNSADFARKPPKKMTAAQKSLAKVDKTGMKTMSSFFSPKVKKENQ